Proteins from a genomic interval of Mycolicibacterium grossiae:
- a CDS encoding amidohydrolase family protein, giving the protein MSTPTATLYPAEGFGAPKFRKGHATREHGLPTDTEIFSADNHISVADDIFYERFPEELKGAAPRIWYEDGAYMVGMKGKAWTGGDFGRVLMQYDDLAGAASNDIDARIRELAEDGIDKELAFPNAVLALFHYPDKSLRERVFRIYNEHIAELQERSKGHFHGVGLINWWDPKGTRSTLEELKSLGLRTFLLPLNPGKDDDGNIYDYGSTAMDAVWDEIEAAGLPVSHHIGETPPKTPCQNNSVVVGMMVNVDSFREQFAKYVFSGILDRHPSLKVGWFEGGIAWVPTALQDAEHMLASYRHMFNHELQHDVRHYWDQHMSASFMVDPLGLRLIDQIGVDNVMWSSDYPHNESTFGYSEKSLKTVVDAVGPEAATKIVSTNVKNFLGIA; this is encoded by the coding sequence ATGTCCACCCCCACCGCCACGCTGTACCCAGCCGAGGGCTTCGGCGCGCCGAAGTTCCGCAAGGGCCACGCCACCCGCGAGCACGGGTTGCCGACCGACACCGAGATCTTCTCCGCCGACAACCACATCTCCGTTGCCGACGACATCTTCTACGAGCGCTTCCCCGAGGAGCTGAAGGGTGCCGCGCCGCGCATCTGGTACGAGGACGGCGCCTACATGGTCGGCATGAAGGGCAAGGCGTGGACGGGAGGCGACTTCGGCCGCGTGCTGATGCAGTACGACGACCTGGCCGGCGCGGCGTCCAATGACATCGACGCGCGCATCCGCGAACTCGCCGAGGACGGCATCGACAAGGAGCTGGCCTTCCCCAACGCGGTGCTCGCGCTGTTCCACTACCCCGACAAGTCGTTGCGCGAGCGCGTGTTCCGCATCTACAACGAGCACATCGCCGAACTGCAGGAGCGCAGCAAGGGCCACTTCCACGGTGTCGGCTTGATCAACTGGTGGGACCCGAAGGGCACCCGCAGCACGCTCGAGGAGCTGAAGTCCCTGGGGCTGCGCACGTTCCTGCTGCCGCTGAACCCCGGCAAGGACGACGACGGCAATATCTACGACTACGGCAGTACCGCCATGGACGCCGTGTGGGACGAGATCGAGGCTGCCGGCCTACCTGTCAGCCACCACATCGGCGAGACGCCGCCGAAGACGCCGTGCCAGAACAACAGCGTGGTGGTCGGCATGATGGTCAACGTCGACTCGTTCCGCGAGCAGTTCGCCAAGTACGTCTTCTCCGGGATCCTGGACCGGCACCCGAGCCTGAAGGTCGGCTGGTTCGAGGGCGGGATCGCCTGGGTGCCCACCGCCCTGCAGGACGCCGAGCACATGCTGGCCTCCTACCGGCACATGTTCAATCACGAACTGCAGCACGACGTTCGGCACTACTGGGACCAGCACATGAGCGCGTCGTTCATGGTCGATCCGCTCGGCCTGCGGTTGATCGACCAGATCGGCGTGGACAACGTGATGTGGTCGAGCGACTACCCGCACAACGAGTCGACGTTCGGCTACTCCGAGAAGTCGCTGAAGACCGTCGTCGACGCCGTCGGGCCCGAGGCCGCCACGAAGATCGTCAGCACCAACGTGAAGAACTTCCTGGGGATCGCGTGA
- a CDS encoding M24 family metallopeptidase: MYRECGARLRAAMRDEGVDALVLLGNGNVVYATGASWPLLDAGLSHVERPVAVVLADDEHPHLFMPFREGSAFDTEVPADHVHGPLYLEFDEGVERFGSVLAGLVAPTARIAVDELTGAMRRAAGRLFPAGPPTDAALVVGPAKLVKTVDQISAVRRACRITEQALGDVQPYVAPGVSQLDLSARFVRRAFELGATTNMIEAIWQVMPTTRSSGAVWTTTGDLALPLLPTEKPLAKGDVLWTDISITYEGYCSDWGRTWVVGQDPTPEQHANFTTWRGILDAVLAVTRAGATAGDLARAAIAANGGAKPWLPHFYLGHGIGTNAAEMPMIGTDLGAEFDDGFVFPAGMLLVLEPVVWQDGTGGYRGEEIVIITEDGYQSITDYPYAPYGPS; encoded by the coding sequence ATGTACCGCGAATGCGGCGCCCGGTTGCGCGCGGCGATGCGGGACGAGGGCGTCGACGCGCTCGTCCTGCTCGGCAACGGCAACGTGGTCTACGCCACGGGTGCCAGTTGGCCGCTGCTCGACGCCGGTCTCTCGCACGTGGAGCGGCCGGTGGCGGTGGTGCTCGCCGACGACGAGCACCCGCACCTGTTCATGCCGTTCCGCGAGGGCAGCGCCTTCGACACCGAGGTGCCCGCCGATCACGTCCACGGCCCGCTGTACCTCGAGTTCGACGAGGGCGTCGAGCGTTTCGGCTCCGTGCTCGCCGGGCTCGTCGCACCGACCGCGCGCATCGCCGTCGACGAACTCACCGGTGCGATGCGCCGCGCGGCCGGACGCCTGTTCCCGGCCGGTCCGCCGACCGACGCCGCCCTGGTGGTCGGGCCCGCGAAACTGGTCAAGACCGTCGACCAGATCTCCGCCGTCCGACGGGCCTGCCGCATCACCGAGCAGGCGCTCGGTGACGTCCAGCCCTACGTCGCTCCCGGCGTCAGCCAGCTGGACCTCTCGGCGCGTTTCGTCCGGCGGGCCTTCGAACTCGGCGCGACGACGAACATGATCGAGGCGATCTGGCAGGTGATGCCGACGACCCGCAGCAGCGGTGCGGTGTGGACCACCACCGGCGACCTGGCCCTGCCGTTGCTGCCGACGGAGAAGCCGTTGGCCAAGGGCGACGTGTTGTGGACCGACATCAGCATCACCTACGAGGGGTACTGCTCGGACTGGGGGCGAACCTGGGTGGTGGGCCAGGACCCGACGCCCGAGCAGCACGCGAACTTCACGACGTGGCGCGGCATCCTCGACGCGGTCCTGGCGGTCACCAGGGCGGGTGCCACCGCCGGCGATCTGGCCCGCGCCGCGATCGCGGCGAACGGCGGTGCCAAGCCGTGGCTGCCGCACTTCTACCTCGGTCACGGCATCGGCACCAACGCCGCCGAGATGCCCATGATCGGAACCGATCTCGGCGCGGAGTTCGACGACGGCTTCGTGTTCCCCGCCGGCATGCTGCTGGTGCTGGAGCCCGTCGTCTGGCAGGACGGCACCGGTGGGTACCGCGGTGAGGAGATCGTGATCATCACCGAGGACGGCTACCAGTCCATCACCGACTACCCGTACGCGCCCTACGGGCCGAGCTGA